The Ornithinimicrobium sufpigmenti genome includes the window AGAAAGCCCAGTTCAACGTCTACCTACCTCGCGAGCTCATCACGGCGGTCAAGCACCGTGGGGTCGACGAGGGCGTCAGTCTCTCTGCTCTGGTCGAGCGGGCCCTGCGGGAGTACCTCGCCACCGCAACCCACAACGACCGCGTCCTGGGCTCGACCCCGACCTCGACCACCAGGACGACCGCGAACACTCCGCACCCGGCAACCACGACCATCACCAGCGCGACCGCCACGACCAGCAAGGAGCAGTGACATGCGCACCCTCACCGGCCCCACCCCCCGCCCCATCCGCTTCACCGCGGACATCCCTGGCTGGCAGCTGATCTTGAAGACTCTCGGCGGCACGCTCATCAGCGAGCATCCAGGCTGGCTCGTCTACCAGCTGGGCGGGGGCCGGGTCGCGCTGCATGCCGCCAGCGAGGATCAGCCAGCAGGCTTCACCACGCTTGCCGTCGAGGATCCGACCGAGCTCACCAAGGCGGTCCAGGCCGCGGCCGCCAGAGGCGTGCCGGTCACCCTGGAGGAGAGTGATCACGGCCCGGCCGGGGTCGTCCGGGCCGGTGACGGCACCTTCCTCTGGCTCGACCGCCCGACGCCGGTCGAAGTGGGCACGGGGGCCGCCGAGCGACCCGAGCTCACCACCCTCCAGATCTGGTACGGCCAGGACGCCGGCCTCATCCGGGGCGTTCTCGAGGGCCTCGGCGCGACACCCCGCCTCGTCGGGGACAACGGCACCTGGACGGACCTTGTCTACCCCGGCGGAGGGCTGGCCGCCGTCCACGCCGCTGACGAGACCGGCACCGAACTGTCCTTCGAGTGGGACGGCGACGTCGAGGAGGCCCAGCAGCTGCTGACTGCGGAGGGCATCGACTGCCTCCTGATCGACGAGACCTACAGCCGCACGCTCCAGGTCGCCGACCCCGACGGAGGCAAGCGGATCTGGATCAACGAGCGGCAGACCGACCTCTACGGTTACACGGACCTCTCGTCGGGCCCCGTCGCCGCCGACGCCTGACCAGCCGGGGCGGCGGGCACAGGAACCCCAGACCTCAGAGCCTGGTCCAGGTCGGTCCACAGGTCCTCGACGTCCTCGATGCCGACGGAGAGCCGGATGAGGTCGACGGGCACGGTGGGCACCTCCAGGGGGTGCCGTCGGCGGCGCTCGATCTGCGACTCGACCCCGCCCAGCGACGTCGAGTGCGTCCACAGCCGGGTCCGGGCGCAGACCGCCTCGGCCGTCTCCTCGCTGCCCACCTCGATCGACAGCATCGCCCCGAACCCGGGATAGCGCACGCGACCGACCGCGGGGTGCTCGCCCAACCGTTCCGCGATCTCCCGCGCCGACGCGGTGGCGCGCTCCAGCCGCACCGACAGGGTGCGGATGCCACGCAGCACCAGCCAGGCCTCCATGGGACCGGGGATCGCGCCGTGCAGGGTCCGGTGGGTATGCAGCCGCGCGGCCAGGTCCGCCCGCTGCGGGCTGACGACGACGGCGCCGAGGAGCACGTCGGAGTGGCCGGCGAGGTACTTGGTCGCCGAGTGCACGACCGCGTCCGCACCCCAGGACAGCGGCTGCTGGACGAGCGGGGTGGCGAAGGTGTTGTCGCACACGACCACCGGACGCCGATCGCCATACCGCTCCGCGAGCTCCCGCAGGACGGCGGGCACGTCGGTCACCTCCATCATCGGGTTGGTGGGGCTCTCCAGGAGCAGCAGGTCAGCGCCCGCGCACGCGGT containing:
- a CDS encoding trans-sulfuration enzyme family protein, whose amino-acid sequence is MTNATDHEQLTAATRAVALGRPERAPGAPVNVPVAFTSTYVADGEINYARTSNPTWEALEEVLGSLEGGSARVFGSGLAAVSAVISLVPIGGVVVAPQHAYNGTTGILGERSAAGALTVRTVPADDVEAIVTACAGADLLLLESPTNPMMEVTDVPAVLRELAERYGDRRPVVVCDNTFATPLVQQPLSWGADAVVHSATKYLAGHSDVLLGAVVVSPQRADLAARLHTHRTLHGAIPGPMEAWLVLRGIRTLSVRLERATASAREIAERLGEHPAVGRVRYPGFGAMLSIEVGSEETAEAVCARTRLWTHSTSLGGVESQIERRRRHPLEVPTVPVDLIRLSVGIEDVEDLWTDLDQALRSGVPVPAAPAGQASAATGPDERSV
- a CDS encoding CopG family transcriptional regulator, coding for MVEKAQFNVYLPRELITAVKHRGVDEGVSLSALVERALREYLATATHNDRVLGSTPTSTTRTTANTPHPATTTITSATATTSKEQ